Below is a genomic region from Trichoderma asperellum chromosome 2, complete sequence.
ATCACGTCGAGTGCATCTTCTACTCCTTCTCTCCGAGCCTTCTTTTAATGGCTATTATGGAAAATCGGCTTCATGAGGAGAAGGTTGCATGTGCTTAGCCGTGCGGAGACGTCTTCAATTAGGCTAATCACGCAGACCTCTATCGTCTGCATTTTGCGGTGCCGCTACCGTAGCTTAGTTTTCAAGGTTATCATGAAACAAGTGCTGTCATAAAATACTAGTCAGAATAGTAGGGCCGCCAAGATTCTTGGCTAGAAACACTCCACTCTCTTGGTATTTACTTACCTGTGTTCACTTCTTCCACGAACATCTACAAAGTACGTACACCTGAAAAGTATATGCGCCGAGAGGCTGCTAGAAATTCCATTACTGTTTCTATTCTTCCCAATCAATGCATATGATATAGCCCACCATGTACACCGCCAAATCTTTTGATACGCCTCATTAAACCCAATTTGCCCATTGACCGCAGTCCCGCTTCGGTCTCCATTTACCAAACAAACATCTCTTCAAAGAGCTCAACGTCAACGTGAACTTTCCTTGTCTGCCTAATCACGGCCTGCCGTGTTGTGTCAGCAATCTCAGCCGGGCCGCAGACAAATACGGCCGCTCGGCCTTGAGATTGGTTTACAAAGTTGTCAATCATCGAGTGAATATCAGGACGCATTCTCTTGAACCTAGTGTCAGAAATGGCATTTCCTGTTTCCTTTGACACTGGTGTAGGAGTAGAAGTTCCCGAAGCTCCCGAAGTGATGTAGAACTCCATGCTAAGTTTCGATGCTGCCAAGGCAGATCCCTCAGTAGCTCTGAGGTCATTGGCAAGCACGTCTCGAACGAAACCCTCGTCTCGCACGGCCCAAGCTAGGTGCACACTCGGAGGTGTTTGAGATGCTTGGTCTTCGAAGAACATACGGAGGTACGGCAGCACTGTCGTGATTCCACTGCCTCCGGCAATGAAGAGAATATCGTCGAAATGGTCGAGGCGCGCAGGAGTACCATATGGACCCTCAAGGAAGACCCTGACACGAAGCGGGCCGGATTCACCTTTGCTCACTAGTTTGTCTCGTAGTCTTTGAGTCATTCCATCCCGAGGGCGGATCATGAAGGTCATGTGCGTATCGCCTTGTTCCGAGTTCAACTCGGTCACGCGAGGAGATTGTGTGCCCTTCTCCTTGTCGCTTGGCtgatcgctgctgctgttgtatGTTGAAACATCTTCAATCTGCCTGGACCTTCCAGCCAAAGTGAATGGGTGTGTCTCCCAAAAGCGCATTCCTGGAAAGTATACGAAATAATAAGTTCCCGGAGTTTggcggctgctgttgatAGAAGGCTTGACCTGAAGTCGAATCATGCCAGTCTCTTCGCTGTAACTAGCCATTGCTAAGGAGCCTTGTCCGAGGAACGTCTTATAATTCATGACAAGAACTCGCAGCAGACGAAGGACATGATCACCTGCCCATAGGCCAACGCAAGCCCAAACCCAGACCTTGTACATGCCTTTGAATTGGTCCTTGATGTGACTAGCATTTTATTAGCAAATGAAGATGCAAATTAGGCTTTTTAGTCTTACTAAAACAATGCGGCAATGAAGACAGCCGTCAGCGAAATGTGAGTGGCTTTAAAAAATTCGTAGATTCGGTTGCGAATAGGGCCAATGGCAAAAGCTGCGGAAATTCCCAATGAAATCACCATCTAAATTCTATGTAAGCATCTTGAAGGCGGCCATCGTGTATACAATTGTAGCTTACAAGAAGTCCGTAAAGGAAAGTGGGATCAGAAGACAGCTCCTCGTGGTAGCCATCCCATCCCTGTTCTATATGATTGTGAGCATCATTTCCTTTTGAGCGTGGTAAAAGTACACTTACCATTGACATAGTAAGCTGAAAATACGATACCGTGAATAACACCCTCCAAGGTTAAGATCAGTGCTATCCAGCGATGAAAGATACTGAATGTCCTATAACTCCATCCGGTGAGGTAAATGAAGATGTTTGATCGTccagcaaaaaggaaaagtaaTGGCAGCTCAGCCGTCATGAAGATACCAAGTCTATCTCCTAAAATTCGGCAAACTTGGCCTGTGATGGTTTTGTAGCTGACAATTTGTTAGCAAAGTATTACATAGAATCATGGCAGCCGATAGTGATCCATACTAAAAATTATTTGAGAACACAGGGTAATGAAAAGCTAGCATGAATATTTGGGTGATGATATAACCAGCGATGACCATGGATTGCAGCCGAAGCGGAACGATGAACCATCCCAAGggctgatggtgatggtatGAGAATGTAGGTGCCATCATAAGGTTGCGATGGAACCATCCTTTTATTTTCGCTGCTGCGTTGTTCTTTCGGACTGGCTGGTTTGAGCGTTTCACTGGAATCGATGCAATTGCGTGACTGACTGTGCCCAGGAAAAGCACCAATCCCCAGTAGGCATAAGGGATCCATCTATAAATCATCTATTAGCGAATGCACTAGAGGAACGGGTGCCATAGTAAAGTTATTTACCTCAACTTCTGGTGGTATACGATGTTAGTCCAGTAAGTGAGGACACTTCGATGAACCTGGTTCCAATTCGACTCCGAGGGCATCGACACAGCATCAACGATGGCCTTCTGCCCTTGATCCACAGTGGGAAGGCTATTAATGTATGCTTGCGTGACATTGGCGGTGGCGCTTTCGTATGATTTGAGGTTGACCACCTTAGAAGACTTCTTGCATGTCGAAGCCCACCAGTCGATACCTGGTGCTATTTCCTGTTCCTCACAGTGTTCCCAGATGCATAAATACGTTGACGTGACACGCAACGGGTGAGTGCAAAGTGTTTGCTCTGTCGTGTTATCAGAGGCGAATTTGGCCTTGCTTAACGTGTAATAGCAAGAAGCACCGCAAACCTGTTTTCCGAGGGGCTTAGCCGCCAGAGCACAGACAGCGAAAAGCAGGCATACGAGGTAGTGTATTCGTGACAGCATCTTGATATCTTGATCCCGTAGGGTGGTCTACGATGACTGAGAGCTGATAGCCAGGGAATAGAGCTCTTGCGGCAGAGGCCATGATATATACGCCTATGTAACCCGGGTCTCGAACACTTTTACCGGATACACTAGGTATCCACACAGAACTTGGCTACGGTGGACTTATGGAATATTCAGGTAGTATCCGAGGTATCAATAGTGTATCAACGCTTCTCTATCCACACGAATCTGGCAATAAACTTGGCCAGGGCCACTACCGAAGCTTAAACAGTCCACATTTCGGAGGAACTAAAGCTATGGCCTCGACTCAGATATTACAATGTACATCGGAGTCGGATTTCGGGACAACGTTGTGTAGGGCTAGGATAGAGTCGGTAGGGGTACCTAGCTCAGATCTCAACAACCAAAACGAAACAATGCGTGAGTGAGTGTGTGCGAGAAAGTTAAATCAGTAACTGCCCTGGAACCTTGAGCATAATGAGAATGGGCTGCGGAGCCTGCAGGCTCTCTCGCCCGGGCCTGgatgctagtagtagttcCAAACGTGTGGGGACAGCGCCTAGACTAAACATTTGGACACCTTCCCAACCCGTCTTGCTTGTAATGGTGATTAAGAATGAATGAGACGAAGCAAAAGCGacatttactttaattagaATTACCAATGCAACGGTAAGCGGTACCAAAAGGGACATGCGCGTGACATACGAGGGCCAATTCAGATGCGGAAAACTGCCATCTCGATGCCACACTGCTTCTCACGAAAACAGTTTTTCTGGCGGTTCCCGCATGATAATCGGGACCGCCGAGGTCGCACGCCGTTTCCACGGCTTAAGACCAACTATGTGGGTAGAACTGGATACAAGCCCAGGGGTGGTGGAGTGATGATGCCCGCTAGAGATTAGATGGATTGATAAGATGATCAGATAAAAATTTTCACAACCTGCTACATCGCAAGTATATAATCTTACTCCTCTCTTACTCATGTGGCTCCATTGAATCCCGCCCTCTTGATTGGCTTGTTAGGTCCCAATCTGGCATTCTGTTTGAGCGGAGCCCACAAGAAACCGAAAATGCCTCGACTTGTCTCTCTCAAGCACGCCATTTATAATCGTCCCCTCTCAACaaagctttttttctccatttaAACCCAATGCATGAGGTCGAGATTTGGCAAATTGAGCCGAAAGCCGCCTGGCGAACTGCGGCATGGCTGGAAGCTCAAGAATTTGCCAGAATGAAGAATGGTGGAGGGAAGTCGTGCAGTCTCTCGTATGCCTCGTCGTCATAGCAGGTGACCCGAATAATCACACCGGTTACCccatactataaattaacgGCCACAATCCGTCGTTCAAAGTAACATTAGCCTAGGCTGTTAAAATGAATGCCAACAGGCTGTCACCGACGTCAAATACCGGTTCCAGGTTTTGAGCTCTTGAAGGGGGGCCACAACCCTGGTCACAATGCCACACCTAGGTTTTGCAGCCGACCGACTACGGCAAAATACTTGACGCAAAGTCTTTCCGGGCGAGCGGCCGGGGCACGACAGGCTCTAGCTACTGTCACCCACACAGATATATAGGTACTGTGCTGAGATAGGCTATTGGATGGGGCACCAAATGCCGCAGATCGATAACGTTGATGGAGGTATGGCCAAGCACTGTCATTCAGGAATTTCGCCGAATTTGCCGAGTTTGGAAGTCTGTTCGCTTCTATGACTGCTTTGGTTTCGTGTATATGCGAGCTTTCGTTATTGATTACTATAAACTCTTATGGACTCTTATGGACTGATGGTTGCATATACGCGTATAGAGATGCTTCTTACGAATTTGCAGCAGGACGACGACGTGATGACTCGGAATATGGGTCTATCCGAGGAGTATCTCCGCATCTATATCGtttttctatatatagcTCTGGGGAATGGAGAATGCAA
It encodes:
- a CDS encoding uncharacterized protein (EggNog:ENOG41~SECRETED:SignalP(1-19)~TransMembrane:7 (n8-19c24/25o159-180i230-250o279-297i309-328o348-369i376-394o406-424i)), with translation MLSRIHYLVCLLFAVCALAAKPLGKQVCGASCYYTLSKAKFASDNTTEQTLCTHPLRVTSTYLCIWEHCEEQEIAPGIDWWASTCKKSSKVVNLKSYESATANVTQAYINSLPTVDQGQKAIVDAVSMPSESNWNQVHRSVLTYWTNIVYHQKLRWIPYAYWGLVLFLGTVSHAIASIPVKRSNQPVRKNNAAAKIKGWFHRNLMMAPTFSYHHHQPLGWFIVPLRLQSMVIAGYIITQIFMLAFHYPVFSNNFYYKTITGQVCRILGDRLGIFMTAELPLLFLFAGRSNIFIYLTGWSYRTFSIFHRWIALILTLEGVIHGIVFSAYYVNEQGWDGYHEELSSDPTFLYGLLMVISLGISAAFAIGPIRNRIYEFFKATHISLTAVFIAALFYHIKDQFKGMYKVWVWACVGLWAGDHVLRLLRVLVMNYKTFLGQGSLAMASYSEETGMIRLQVKPSINSSRQTPGTYYFVYFPGMRFWETHPFTLAGRSRQIEDVSTYNSSSDQPSDKEKGTQSPRVTELNSEQGDTHMTFMIRPRDGMTQRLRDKLVSKGESGPLRVRVFLEGPYGTPARLDHFDDILFIAGGSGITTVLPYLRMFFEDQASQTPPSVHLAWAVRDEGFVRDVLANDLRATEGSALAASKLSMEFYITSGASGTSTPTPVSKETGNAISDTRFKRMRPDIHSMIDNFVNQSQGRAAVFVCGPAEIADTTRQAVIRQTRKVHVDVELFEEMFVW